The Spiroplasma citri genome has a segment encoding these proteins:
- a CDS encoding Vmc-like lipoprotein signal peptide domain-containing protein, producing MKKLMMILASLTFTSASITSVVSCTNVADIAKKTNYHVIPNVASIKAAIQKLNYNPDNFAVDLDPGMKTATIRSMPYVSNQPFLAKKN from the coding sequence ATGAAAAAATTAATGATGATTTTAGCATCACTAACATTTACTTCGGCTTCTATTACTTCAGTTGTTAGTTGCACTAATGTTGCTGATATTGCAAAGAAAACCAATTATCATGTCATTCCAAATGTTGCTAGTATCAAAGCAGCTATTCAAAAGTTAAATTATAATCCAGATAACTTTGCTGTTGATCTTGATCCAGGAATGAAAACAGCAACAATTCGCTCAATGCCATATGTTTCGAATCAACCATTTTTAGCAAAAAAAAATTAA
- the lepA gene encoding translation elongation factor 4, translating to MEKKLIRNFSIIAHIDHGKSTLADRILELTGTVEKREMQEQLLDSMDLERERGITIKLNSVQLKYRAQDQQEYIFHLIDTPGHVDFTYEVSRSLAACEGAILVVDAAQGIEAQTLANVYLAIDNNLAIIPVINKIDLPSADPDRVKEEIENLIGIPTTNAPLISAKTGLNIEQVLEAIVKDIPAPLDGDDNNPLQALIFDSYYDKYRGVMVSIRVNQGIVRVGEKIKLMNTGAVYEVTELGVKTPKEVKKNQLGAGEVGWLAASIKMVRDVRVGDTITTVANPAQQPLPGYKKMNPMVFCGLYPIDSAKYKDLKEALEKIQLSDASLVYEPETSQALGFGFRCGFLGLLHMDVIQERLEREYNLELIATAPSVIYHVYLTNKEMISIDNPSELPAVQKIDRIEEPFVKATIMTPKQYIGSLMELCQNKRGTYVNLEYIDDTRRILTYEMPLNEIVFVFFDRLKSISKGYASLDYDFIGYRPNKLVKMDILLNNEIIDALSIIVHRDFAYGRGKALCAKLKEIILRQNFEVPIQAAINHKVIAREDIKAMRKNVLAKCYGGDITRKKKLLEKQKEGKKRMKAIGSVEVPQEAFMAVLKLDD from the coding sequence ATGGAGAAAAAATTAATTCGTAATTTTTCAATTATTGCTCATATTGACCATGGAAAGTCAACCTTAGCAGACCGGATTTTAGAGTTAACAGGAACAGTTGAAAAACGAGAAATGCAAGAACAATTATTGGATTCAATGGATTTAGAACGTGAACGAGGAATAACAATTAAATTAAATTCTGTTCAGTTAAAGTATCGGGCTCAAGATCAACAAGAGTATATTTTTCATTTAATTGATACTCCAGGACATGTTGATTTTACTTATGAAGTATCACGTAGTTTAGCAGCTTGTGAAGGAGCAATTTTAGTTGTTGATGCAGCACAAGGAATTGAAGCTCAAACATTAGCTAATGTTTATTTAGCAATTGATAATAATTTAGCAATTATTCCCGTTATTAATAAAATTGATTTACCATCAGCTGACCCAGACCGCGTTAAAGAAGAAATTGAAAATTTAATTGGAATCCCAACAACAAATGCACCATTAATTAGTGCTAAAACAGGATTAAATATTGAACAGGTATTAGAAGCAATTGTCAAGGATATTCCTGCCCCATTAGACGGCGATGATAATAATCCGTTGCAAGCATTAATTTTTGATTCATATTATGATAAATACCGAGGCGTAATGGTCTCAATTCGAGTTAATCAAGGAATTGTTCGCGTTGGTGAAAAAATTAAATTAATGAATACCGGTGCTGTTTATGAAGTTACCGAATTAGGAGTTAAAACCCCAAAAGAAGTTAAAAAAAACCAATTAGGAGCCGGTGAAGTAGGGTGATTAGCAGCAAGTATTAAAATGGTGCGTGATGTTCGGGTTGGTGATACGATTACAACTGTTGCTAATCCAGCGCAACAGCCATTGCCAGGATATAAAAAAATGAACCCAATGGTGTTTTGTGGCCTATACCCAATTGATTCTGCTAAATATAAAGATTTAAAAGAAGCCTTGGAAAAAATTCAGTTATCGGATGCTTCCCTTGTTTATGAGCCAGAGACATCGCAAGCATTAGGTTTTGGTTTTCGTTGTGGCTTTTTAGGATTATTACATATGGATGTAATCCAAGAACGATTAGAACGAGAATATAATTTAGAGTTAATTGCAACTGCACCATCGGTAATTTATCATGTTTATTTAACAAATAAGGAAATGATTAGCATTGATAATCCAAGTGAATTACCCGCTGTGCAAAAAATTGATCGCATTGAAGAACCATTTGTCAAAGCAACAATTATGACCCCCAAACAATATATTGGTTCATTAATGGAATTATGTCAAAATAAACGTGGGACATATGTTAATTTAGAGTATATTGATGATACGCGACGAATTTTGACTTATGAGATGCCATTAAATGAAATTGTTTTTGTTTTTTTTGATCGGTTAAAATCAATTAGTAAAGGTTATGCTTCGTTAGATTATGATTTTATTGGTTATCGTCCTAATAAATTAGTTAAAATGGATATTTTACTAAACAATGAAATTATTGATGCTTTATCAATTATTGTTCACCGTGATTTTGCTTATGGTCGTGGTAAAGCTCTCTGTGCAAAGTTAAAAGAAATTATTCTCCGTCAAAATTTTGAAGTTCCAATTCAAGCAGCCATTAATCATAAAGTTATTGCGCGAGAAGATATTAAAGCTATGCGTAAAAATGTATTAGCAAAATGTTATGGTGGCGATATTACCCGGAAAAAGAAATTGTTAGAAAAACAAAAAGAAGGAAAAAAACGAATGAAAGCAATTGGTTCTGTTGAAGTACCTCAAGAAGCTTTTATGGCTGTTTTAAAGTTAGATGATTAA
- a CDS encoding lipoprotein: MKKWLSILGTIGLTTTSTTSLISCQKPNNNENGGVIIHNNQQKIVIEN; the protein is encoded by the coding sequence ATGAAAAAATGACTTAGTATTTTAGGAACAATCGGATTAACAACAACAAGTACAACATCATTAATTAGTTGTCAAAAACCAAATAACAATGAAAACGGGGGGGTAATAATCCACAACAACCAACAAAAGATAGTAATTGAAAATTAA
- a CDS encoding DUF2649 family protein encodes MQNDWIKLKEFFIYIFLFIDKTNVESIKMWNLTQNKYLTLMVGVWIVILFLTWFFLWMVFKIVGYFK; translated from the coding sequence ATGCAAAATGATTGAATTAAATTAAAAGAGTTTTTTATTTATATATTTTTGTTTATAGATAAAACGAATGTTGAAAGTATTAAAATGTGGAATTTAACGCAAAATAAATATTTAACTTTGATGGTTGGTGTTTGAATTGTGATTTTGTTTTTAACTTGGTTTTTCTTGTGGATGGTTTTTAAAATAGTTGGGTATTTTAAATAA